One stretch of Vulpes lagopus strain Blue_001 chromosome 12, ASM1834538v1, whole genome shotgun sequence DNA includes these proteins:
- the LOC121473507 gene encoding ubiquitin carboxyl-terminal hydrolase 36-like, whose protein sequence is MPIVDKLKEALKPGRKDSADDGELGKLLASSAKKVLLQKIEFEPASKSFSYQLESLKSKYVLLNPKTEGAGRHRSGDEPQARRQGSEHAYESGGDGVPAPQKVLFPTERLSLKWERVYRVGAGLHNLGNTCFLNSTIQCLTYTPPLANYLLSKEHTRNCECEPAAGGGPGVVGTGQSPD, encoded by the exons ATGCCAATAGTCGATAAATTGAAGGAAGCCCTGAAACCCGGCCGCAAGGACTCGGCTGATGATGGAGAGCTGGGGAAACTTCTGGCCTCCTCTGCTAAGAAGGTCCTTTTACAGAAGATCGAGTTTGAGCCAGCCAGCAAGAGTTTCTCCTATCAGCTGGAGTCATTGAAGAGCAAATATGTCTTGCTAAACCCTAAAACGGAGGGAGCCGGTCGCCACAGGAGTGGAGATGAGCCACAGGCCAGGAGACAGG GGAGCGAGCATGCGTATgagagtggtggtgatggtgttcCTGCCCCACAGAAAGTGCTCTTCCCCACGGAGCGGCTGTCCCTGAAGTGGGAGCGGGTTTACCGCGTGGGAGCAGGGCTCCACAACCTGGGCAACACCTGCTTTCTGAACTCGACCATACAGTGCTTGACCTACACCCCGCCTCTGGCCAACTACCTGCTCTCCAAGGAGCATACGCGCAACTGTGAGTGTGAGCCGGCAGCAGGGGGTGGGCCAGGAGTTGTGGGGACTGGGCAGTCCCCTGATTAG